A region of Liolophura sinensis isolate JHLJ2023 chromosome 8, CUHK_Ljap_v2, whole genome shotgun sequence DNA encodes the following proteins:
- the LOC135473346 gene encoding uncharacterized protein LOC135473346, whose translation MAETNHTPAKPDIDALFQSVGSKLGWFQFKDVDSAIKSLSQSGKKKSSRSRVFETSAQKKTPSKNFRKPSKDKDVTKKKSSRKKPKSTIENHANQSSKIVTSWTDDKSLSVDHSMKSSPEVPHGVSIASSPENIPVESTRIGSSVFRTDSNSFVNLTLSPVNACDSVSNIEELSDSYKALKINAQRRKSRQSRGGELDLTEQKYTTCFPEDDEIFYSVLDPKGSNSSTSSQQKSGSQSSQGSEQSEYVEVEDKAVSTGSLELALCDNEDLDYEQDRTFFTSWAVPQQERHKKNNVNTSDKNSEDQINDQLLRSDKKLDSDSLEEMASSSISKKCGSVEESSSMSGSSSASGYCEVEDKCVGPSPSGSLNDSQMSAHSENSLGRSSPMNASKQILQNDCLSKNTSPSDSPSVNSSLSDILADGSPENDSPQNHSPHHDPSSGNSSPHELIPNPLNTTKYFDSIDRRISSLHFSTDVSRRSSVYHDATEELKLPSIDSGVEPKGYLVTSGVESLVDLSVTDSGSATSQRACENGNKTKGRPAMEQSLPFEVSRGIVRGRSDVVGGGVQFG comes from the exons ATGGCAGAGACAAACCACACACCCGCCAAACCTGATATTGACGCCTTATTCCAATCTGTCGGATCTAAACTTGGCTGGTTTCAATTTAAAGATGTAGATTCCGCCATTaaaagt CTGTCTCAAAGTGGAAAAAAGAAATCCTCAAGAAGTCgtgtatttgaaacaagtgCACAGAAGAAGACTCCTTCTAAAAATTTTAGAAAACCTTCAAAAGATAAAG atgtcaCCAAAAAGAAGTCTTCACGAAAAAAGCCAAAAAGTACTATAGAAAACCATGCAAACCAGTCAAGCAAAATTGTCACAAGCTGGACAGATGATAAATCTCTCAGTGTAGATCATTCCATGAAATCATCTCCAGAGGTTCCTCATGGGGTGTCCATCGCAAGCAGCCCTGAAAATATTCCTGTGGAATCAACGCGCATAGGAAGCTCTGTATTTAGGACGGACAGCAACAGTTTTGTCAATCTCACCCTGTCACCCGTCAACGCTTGCGATTCAGTCAGCAATATTGAGGAGCTGTCCGACTCTTACAAAGCTCTGAAAATAAATGCTCAGAGAAGAAAGTCACGTCAGTCTAGAGGTGGTGAGTTGGATTTGACGGAACAGAAATACACCACTTGTTTTCCTGAGGATGATGAGATATTTTACAGTGTTCTGGACcccaagggaagtaactcttctaccagcagtCAGCAGAAATCAGGGAGCCAGAGTTCACAGGGCTCTGAGCAGTCTGAATATGTGGAAGTAGAAGATAAAGCTGTGAGCACTGGAAGTCTAGAGCTAGCACTCTGCGACAACGAAGATTTGGACTATGAGCAAGATAGGACTTTTTTTACCTCCTGGGCTGTTCCGCAACAGGAAAGGCACAAAAAGAATAATGTTAATACCAGTGACAAAAATTCTGAGGACCAGATAAATGATCAGTTATTGCGTTCAGACAAAAAATTGGATTCTGACAGTTTGGAGGAAATGGCTAGTAGCAGCATATCAAAGAAATGTGGAAGTGTAGAAGAAAGCAGCAGCATGTCTGGCAGTTCCAGTGCGAGTGGATATTGTGAAGTGGAGGATAAGTGTGTGGGGCCTTCCCCCTCAGGTTCCCTGAATGACAGTCAAATGTCTGCTCATAGCGAGAATTCTTTGGGTCGTTCATCTCCTATGAATGCCTCAAAGCAAATTCTTCAAAATGATTGTCTTTCAAAGAATACTTCCCCGAGTGACTCTCCTTCTGTAAACTCTTCACTGAGCGACATCCTTGCAGATGGCTCACCTGAAAACGACTCTCCCCAAAATCACTCTCCCCATCATGACCCATCCTCAGGTAATTCTTCTCCTCATGAGTTGATACCCAATCCTCTTAACACCACAAAGTATTTTGACTCGATAGACAGGCGTATCTCCAGCCTGCATTTTTCCACGGATGTATCTCGCCGGTCGAGTGTCTACCATGATGCCACTGAGGAGCTGAAGTTACCTTCGATTGATTCTGGCGTGGAACCTAAAGGTTACCTTGTTACCTCTGGGGTGGAGTCTCTGGTAGACCTTAGTGTGACTGACAGTGGCTCAGCGACCAGTCAGAGAGCATGTGAGAATGGTAACAAAACCAAGGGAAGACCAGCCATGGAACAGAG CTTGCCTTTTGAAGTAAgtagaggtattgtgagagggcgATCAGatgttgttggtggtggtgttcagtttggttaa